Part of the Acropora palmata chromosome 10, jaAcrPala1.3, whole genome shotgun sequence genome, TTACAATAGACGCTGATGGTGTTACTAAATTATTCCtcgccccatgtaaggtaatccAAGAGAGtcttggattccggattccataaCCAACAACCTGGATTCTGGATTACAATTATGGTTGGATTCCGGATCCCATTAGCtagattccggattccacagACCAAAATCACCTGAATTCCGGATTCTAgattaccttacatggggcgaTATTCCAGAGAATCAATCCATCCAAAGAAACAGGACCAGACTTGATTCCGATGAGTGTCCTTAAAGAAGCTGCATCAGCTATTACACCCTACTTATGCTTCATTTTCCAACAATCAATCAACTCTGGGTCGGTCCCAGCTGACTGAAAACATGCATAATTATCGACCTGTTTCTTTATCATCAACACCACCGGTAAATTACTAGAACAtattataagaaaatggtttgaacccaggagtagcataccttgattgaaaaagatcatctgggtgataggagtcctgagaaggactgttgttagtgactgacgtttcgacaacctgtgcggaagccatcttcagagtcaagtggtagtgttagtcagttgaaaattcaaaaaccctggtgagcgatttgattggtcaatagatagagtagccgttggtaagtacgtgatgtgatttaCAATTTACGTGATGTgatttacaatccatctatttgcataacccgcacatgtcttcacatcacatcacgtacttaccaacggctactctatctattgaccaatcaaatcgctcaccagggtttttgaattttcaactgactaacactaccacttgactctgaagatggcttccgcacaggttgtcgaaacgtcagtcactaacaacagtccttctcaggactcctatcacccagatgatctttttcaatcaagaacATATTATGTTTCGACAAATCATGAAACACCTGGAGGCACACAATGTGTTTGTTAGTTGATCACCAACATGGCTTCCGGAGTAACCGTTCATGTGAGACACAACTCATTAACACCACAGAACACTTGGCACGCTCAATCAACAACCGAAACCAAACTGACCTCTTGATACTGGATTTCTCAAAGGCATTTGAAACTGTCGCGCACAAACGTCTGCTCCTGGAACTTGAATATTATGGCAGCCATAGCCACCGTCTAAACTGGATGCAATGATGACTGTTAAACAGAACTGAGCAAGTGGTACTTGAAGGCGAGCATGGTGAGAAGTCAAAGGTAGAATCAGGAGTCCCACAAGGAAGTCTTGGGGCCCCCTTGCTTTTTTACTTTACATTAATGACAAGGCGAACATCTCATCcaatttgaaactttttgcTGGTGACACCCTCCTGTATGGCCTCGTCCATAATGCAGGTGATGCTGTTTATATTCAACAAGACTGACACAGCTTTGTTAGCTGGGCACAGGAATGGCAAATCCACTTCCACCCCTCTAAATATTTACAGGATCAAGAACCCTACTATACACCATTACACCACACTAGGTCAAATGCTAAAGGCTGTAGGCCACCAACCTTATCTGCGCATTACCATATCAGAAATACTCAACTGGAAAGCTCATGTCTTGGATGTGGAGAATAAAGCAAATAGGACCCTGGGCTGTATTAAAAGGAATCTTAACTTGTGTCCAGAGAGAGTTAAATCACGAGCATACACCTCCTTAGTAAGACCTGGTAGAATACCTGAATATGGTAGTTCTGCATGGGACCCTTACAGGACGTACCAAAAAAACTGGCTCAAACAAGTACAACAACATGCTGCACGTCTTGCTACTAAAACATATATTCAGGGCAGGAAGGATGTGTTTAATATCCAAGCATTAATCAATCTAATTGGCCAAAACTGAAGCATAGAAGGACAGTGAACAGATTAACTTTAATGTGTAAGACACTTCACGGCCAAGCAGCAATCAATATACCACCTTATGTAACTGTAACAAAGACTACAAACTTTGATCCAATGAAGTTTATTTCAGTACAGACATCATGTCATGAAAATAAATGCAGTTTCTGGCCTAGAGACATTAATGACTGGAACAGTTTACCACCAAATATCATAAATTTGACCTCAACAAGTAATTTTAAAGtagttgaaaataattatctcTCTGCTGAAATTATAGGTTGACTAATTATTTATTCCATCATTATTACAtcacaatattatttattatcttAATTGCACGTATTTGTTTGCACTCGGTTTATTCACTGGCAATAGAATTTGCTAGATGTCCTTATAGGATTtggcaaacaaattatttagaTGTAGATGTAGACATTGGGAAGACCTCACGTCTTTTCCAAGTcagaacaaaaaacaaaaacaaacgtaGCACAGTTGGCCAAGAGTACTTGTGACTGCCTTTTGTATTAAGACCACTTTGCTTTGCAAATAAAGCATATTTTCTTCACTACGCTAATAAACAGACATTTAAAATGCCACTTACTACTAAAGGTTTCAGGTAGTCAACACTCTGGCCCATTTCAGATTTTAAGGTTTGATCCTTAAAATCTGAAATATTAAAACTTTCGGACACTTCTGGGTCACTCATAATTCACTACAAAATTCAGTAAACTTGTTTTCCTAAAGGCTATAATAGCACAGCATGCATGGCGGTCCCATCTTATTCCTATTAAGCAACCATGATTATTTCTATATACGCACGACTGTGCATACATATAACATGATGTGTGCTATCAAGCATCGCTGCAAAGGGTTGTCGAGTTTGACATTCTGCTGTGAAAGTTTTGACAGTGAATGTCATGGAAGAAACCATCGCATAGCTgctgaattttaatattagcgttgaaaatgattttcttgGAATTCAACTTTTTTCAACTGATTTCCTTTGCTTTCATCGAGTCATTTTATATGGCAGCTAAACACATTAGTGAATGTTCCTTGAGGTTGAAATAGTATGAATGAACAGGTTAGTCGAAGTCTCTATCTGGAAAGAGGACAGGTGCCATCAAGGTCCAAATGTATGCAAGCAGTCCAATCCAACTGGAAGCAATCTTGATCCACATTGCACCAGAACTGCCTTTCAAACTGAAAACGTTATTGAAGGAAGGCCTGCAAAATGTGAGAAACAACCTCTATGACCTCAATGCAGAACAAATTATCGTGAAGGTGATTGTCtagacttttttttatggGGTGTGTACAGTTGACTCACAAGGAGTCTGGACTAAAGTTTGTTTGTCTGTTGGGGTGTGAAGAGTAGACTTGGAATGAGTCTGGACTTGAGTTTGTTGGGGTGGTGCagattaattaatattaattattaatattaattataattaattattgatattaattatattattaaatATTCTTGTTTGACTGTTATGAATACTTTGCCAGTTTAGCACCAATGATTACTGACTTAGATGATCAATAGTGACTGACCTTTCCAGTATGATCTTCGCAAGGTTGATGTGATCACAGCAATATACCAATGTCACTTGAACAACAGCAGGAGGtccgaaaaaaattcaggcctgaacaggaTCCccttcaggcctgaatttctCAGACCTTCTCTTGCTGTTGTATAAACAGCGCTCCAAGCTGCGACCATTTTGGTCACCATGGCGAGTGAAAAAAGTATTTGGCGACTAAATATTTTGACAGAAGTCCCTAATTGGAGACCGACAGATTATAAAAGAAACTTACTTGGAAAATTATCAAAAGTGAAAGCGACGGTATCACATATCTTTCTGTCTCTCGCTGTTGCGTTACTCAACACGAATGCGTAAACCTAAAGTGAGCGTAAACTGGGAAGAGGCCAAACTACACTTCCTGCACCCTACTGAGGAGTGGAACTAACTTCCAAATAAGAATAAATTTGCCTTAGTTGTTTAATAGGTCGTCTCTGCAGatcaaaatgggcaatttgATCGATTTGAAAGATTTTGTGTGCCATTGGCGATTTGTTACCGGGCCTCAGCAGCTTTGTAATAAATCATTTCTGCTACCAGACATCGAAATCTCTTCCTTCTCTTCGTCTTGCCCGTTTTAATCGGCAAGCGAGTAAACGTGACAATTTGGCAAAGGAAAGGGTTACAAATGTGTCGCTCGGTTTAGTAGAACTTCATCTCCCCCCCCCCTGGATGTTACAGtcatttatttaatattttttttggtgacCAAAATTTTTTATGGCGACCATTTTACAATTGAAGGTCGCCAAAAGGCGACTTTTCAAAAAGCGAGCTTGGAGCGCTGATAAATGGCATTAAAAAACTGCAATCATAACATCAATCTTCTGCTCTACTctacagttcaaatatatgACTGTCTCATATATTGCATAACAGGTATTATCTTTGTTTACGTAATTTTCAACCTCTTCCCAAGTATAAAGCATTCAGAATTAAATGCAAATTGTTTGTGAACCTACAGCAGCATGACACTTCACACGTTGTTTGCTATTTTCCATCTCACCTGTATCACACAGTCATGGCATAATAGCATAAAGTGCCATCAGGCTGTTGATTACACATTGAAAATCAACTCCTGCTTTCCTTGTCATTTTTATCTCTGTATCAACAGTTTTACTGTTACAGTTGCAATTCCCATCTTTCTCTCTCTGTGGCGGTGTCCCCTCAACAATGTTGTGTTCATGCACATGCACACAGATGATAACCCAATCAAAAGAGAAGAGTTGCTAGCACACACCAGACATGAGATGTTTTGAAAGCATAAATGCTTGTCAACAAATTGGCACCGTCCACCAGTAACACTTACCTATACCAGTTGGTGAGTGTCATCATTACATAAAGAGAAGTCAAAACCAAGATGAAATGGTAAAATGAGTAGCTGTAAACCACCTGATCTTTCTCATCATCAATCAGCTGTTGCCTGTCTCCATTCTCCATCAGGTTTATGTCACTTGCTCGGTCTGATTCCCACAGAGTTGTGGTCTCTGAAGCAACATATGATGTTGATGCATCTCTGGAGGTCCGCGTTGACTTGATGCTTGTGTAGAGAACAATAAGAAATGCCAGGGCAACTGCTATTATGGCGTTGTTGTCAACACCCCTCACTGCTGGTGCATTGTTCACAAATGGATTGCATGATTCCACTGCAATGACAGAAAACAACAGTGAGCCCCCACAATGACGAAGTCTTTGACTGCCAGTGGTGTTGAAAGGTGCGTTGGTAGGATCATATTTGTTACTTTACCCCAATGACCATAGAGTTGAGGATATTATTCATGACACCTAAAGCCACCCTGAATCCCCAAAGAATACAGCACAGTGTTTTCCCAAGAAAAACTTGCTGATCTCACGAAGCATTGctaacaacaaacaacacaagGAGGTTTAATTGGAAGAACAAAAGTTGCAACAACCAAAACGATAAGAAAATCTCATAATCTGTGCTTACAAtgagtttttcaatttaaaatgagAGCATGTCACAATAATTCATCATATGTCACACGATGTCTTCTTAACACAGTGTGTCCCAGATTGTCACCTGTCCAGCTATTACTCATGTTCATTTCAAGGTTCAGGGAACAGATGGGGACTGGTGCTTCCTTTTGGCAAGCCAGACATCCGCAAAGAAACTATTTAATCAAAATGAAactataaaacaaataaaataatttccacAAGCAGCAGTACAGGGTCAAGAACCAGTAAGACTGTTTCAAACTAataattctcttttttttcaagtttttccttAAGATAGACAAACCTGGATTGTACAGCAAAGCAGACCATGTTATAAAAACTACATACAGAGAAACAACTGCTGATTGAAGAAGGCCTGTTTAagacacaaaagaaaaaaaaatcaaattttaccaCTTTGAACATCTCTTTAAACTTACAGAGTAAAACCCTTccaatattttaaaacttcCCTTGTACTAGGGGATTCAAAGGAAccgttttgttttcaattaccatatttattcacttataaggCGCACTCGGTTATAAGACGCACCCTAAACTTTCGAAGACGATTGTGAcaagtaagtaaaatgaaaattacacCTAAATACCCTGTTATAAGGCACACCCAGAATTATGGGAAATTTTGTTGACCACGTTCCTGTACTTAAAACAATGTGCTATCATTTTCGGAGTATTTAATAGCGGCCATGACAATTTTTTCGAATGTTTACCCCATTTCATGGGAGTGAggttaaaaatttgtttctgacgtcaatcatttatttacatatttatttcagtttagCATTAATTATTAGggaaatttggaaaaattatatttcactGCACGAAAATACTTGGTTATAAGACGCACCCCGAGTTTTAAGCAGATTTTCATCAAACAAGCATATTTTCTCGTAAAAAATGGTGCGccttataagtgaataaatacggtaaATTACAAACCATAGTAAAGTGAATTGTTTCCCCAATTGATGCAAAGGAAGTTACAATACCTTTTGACAATAGTTATTCAAAAACAATCATCATTGTATTCTAAAAGTGCTAAATTTGTGTAGCTGCTTGCAAGTGCATTGCCTCTAGTTAATGATATAACATGCAAGCTAGCTCTTCACATCACAATAGATTATGATTAAGAATACATTAACTCAAATTCAAACCACAGAATTCAATGATTTTTAGACCACAGCATCATTGCAGTCATTAGTGAGCAATTTAAGCAGTTgcatagaagcctgaaaataaCCAGTCTCTAACTCAGTAGCATGCCATGACAAATTATCATTGCAACTAAACTGCAATCACACTGAGCTTTTAAgccagtgaagcttgagaAACGTGAGTTTGCTCCCATTAACTAGATGAAACTGAGGTAAAAATCTATCTTCATTAATTACTCAGTTTGCCTCtcagaagaaaggaaaaataaaaatttggtttacaTTCTCCAGTCAATGACCCAAAACTACGACAACATGGCAGcggataataatttatttgaaccACGTGGTGCCACAGAGTACCCAGTACCTGATCTAGGCTGGCGCTCCTGTACTTTAGGATGAATGGCCAAAGCAGACCCAATCACACAAAGGATTAAATTCAAGCTGATCACAAACTTGTTTGTCTTGCACTCTGCATTGGTGAAGAAGACATACATACACACAATCCCTGCCACAGCAAGACCATACATCAGAAATGTAAAGAACAAGAGCATTCCTGCCCACACTTTAGAACCAGTCTCTTCCATTCGTTCAACCCAATCACTGTTCCATGTGTGTGCAAAATCCACAAGAAGTGCCAGCTGCATCAGAATGAACAGGAATCCTCCAACAAAACCAGTGTATAAACACACTGAAACAAAGAGACAAGTCTTaagcaaattacaaaatattGCTTCTGGATGGTTTAAAACTGTATTGTTATGTGCTGAAGTCTCTCTTGAAAATAAAGAGATGAAGAAAACAAGTTACAAAAGGTTTTGAAATTTAACCACTAAATAATTTAACCACTAGAATAATTTCCTCCATTTGTAACAACTTATAATAAACACATAGAAACTTCCACCTTCTAGTAAAGCCCTCAACTGAAAGGTTATCTTTACATGCAAACACATTGTGGcagtttttaatgaaaaaaagagggcCAGGCTCTCTTCTCCCACTgagattttcaactttttatttATGATAGGCAAGCTTTAAATAATACAATCATGCAGTGATGACTCACAAggacattattaagaaaacaGTGTAGtatgtttgtcattaactttttccttgaagtcAGACAAAGTTAAAGGAACTTCATTTCTCAACCCTCACCTTCTATGAACCTTCCACTGGGGACGAAAAATGCTCCAACAATGGCTCCCACAAAAATAAGGCCCTTGATACCCCAAAAGCCATTGTGTATCGCACCCCGTGGACCTTTACTGTCACGGACGCCATACATTATAATGCAAAACAACATGAAGAATGCTGCCATGGTGAAGCAGATGCGATACACAGCCATGTAACCAACTACTTTGTCACAGATGCTGGCCTCTTTCTACAAAATTAGAACATGTGCAAAATATTGAATCTGTAGTGGACATTTTTTACCCATTAGTCATTAGTACCCTCTACAGATgtaaccatgtattattttgttttattacatattatgtgtggatatcagtgtgataaagccgtgaataaaaatgatacccgtgaagtgatatgatatcatttcactccgtgaaaaattatcactcatttttaataccataccacTCACttgctcgaagactcgctcgtttgcgatatggtattaaaatctcatgaataaaaacgacatcaggctcttaacatttaataatctatatttatatatttaataaAGCAATCCAGCTTATATAAAAgatataatttcattttttgttgttcatttttaCTTGCAGTACTTGGTATGAGGATGATTATGTTGATGTCTCATTACtaattatcattaattaaaCACTCGAgtggttgggagaattctctacagttatgcaaaccctcgacttcatCTTGGGTTTGCACAACTTTCTCAAactctcccaacccctctcgtgtttatacatttatcaggctatgcaaacacggaaaacgttttctatttgcttaattaattttgaaaagttgaaCAAGTAGCACCATACAGAAATGCGCTTTGACTGGTCAACCTGCTCAAATACCATTGCCAAAATGTAGATCCAGTTCAGTTGTGTAGCAAAATTTCTACCTTCTCATAACATAGCCGGGTACAAATATCCTTATTTAAAATACTTCCTTTAAATTGAAGTCTGATATTGCCACCTCACGCTGTTGACACCAGGAAATATCTAAACATTGACAAATCTCCTTCTGTCAATTTCAGTGTATCCTTGCAGTTACAATAATTTACTCTGAAATTATTGTTCCAAGCAGCAGTTTGAATAAGTGCATGAATTTCTTGCATTCGTTACTTAACAGTAActgttattcttcgaggacgcgccggatatgagctgatatatataaacaacgaggccgtaggccgagttggttattatcagcccatatccggcaagtccgagaagaataactgttttagtaaattttcaagcaattctcttgatttttttcaggtgaaacctcaaatcgtgacattttctttaccaaagACGCTGCGAAAagattttttccgacctccaaaatttcagcacaagaaattcgccatcagtttttccttatttggtcaaacttaacgataatggctcatatcatgggcttagggaaccaatcagaaagctggaaaatcattatcctgagctaaaaatttactaaaatcATATATCATACGACTTATTTCCTTCAGtcactcatcacaaagtaaAATCCCAACCAGTAGAGTCAATGATATTTGCAAAACTAATCCAaggaatttttcaaaatattccgAGACAATGCACCTTTATTATGTTTCTCTTTTGATGCCTGTACGAACTGCCGTGTTAGAAGGTATTAGTGTTCAACAATTGCATAATAGCAAGATGTAGAATGATGTACTTTAAtacattgcaataatattGCCGTGAAAAGCAATGAAAGTTGACTTGCGTACTGTAGCTTCCTTTTAAACATAAATTCATGACTGACAGAGGAAAACTAGTTTCGCGAAACTTCAATCTTCTTTTCTTGGTCAGATCTAGGTTGTATTAACCCACTACTAACACTACTAAATGGGCAGCTGGTTAAGGAAGTATATTTTAGCCACATCCATTTTGCAGTCAAAGAAACATCCTGAGGCTGCGaagtttttcttacatttgaGAAGACGGAGCACTCTGATCAGACCTCGGTGAAGTGATCGAAGATTAAAGGACTTTTCCACAGGCAAAAGACAATAAATCGATCGCACGTAGCTAGCCGATCGACGccattttaatgattttaaagCGAAAATTGCAGAAGCAGCCATCAGAATAACATGAACACAGAACTAAATCGGAATTATTTTCACACTTACGTGACAAAAGTAAGGTATTTTATCGAGTTCGTCTCTTATTCCCGGAATCAAAACAATACAGGAAGCAATAAGGCCGAAGAGAAGAAACAAAGCGTACACAACTCTTGTGGAAGTTGAGCTCTTGCACGATGGACAAGCTTTGCAGCATAGGCTACAAGCAGCGCTGCCACAACAACAGGCTAAGTTTGCAGCACAGGCGGCTGCAGAACAGGCACCCAAAACTCCTCCCATCGTTGTGAAATGCCAAGGCAAGTTTATACCAAATGCACAACCTTTGCTTAGGCACAGAAGGCACTTATAAAATGGTCAGCGGTTAATGCCATCTAAAGATAAAGACACCACGTCACCTCGCGTGATTGTCATTTGCATCttcaaaaaagacaaactttTTCAGACGGAATAGCGTCTTAGGCAAATGCTGATGGAAGGTAGGTTGTACTAAGCTGTTCACACAAACGCGAGTGTTCTCcgaattttacttttagtGATCATTGCGAATGCATGTATCTCCGAAGGGTGCTAAAGCACCGGAGCCAATGCAGCGTagaatgcttttcttttgggaGATTACTACATTTTGGCTGAtgaaaccagccttcttcaggtttCGCTAGCCGAAATAAGAACTctcctaaaaaaaaagcattctaCGCTGTATTGGCTCCTGCTTTAGCACTCattgttctttgaaaaaacTTGCCAATCAATCAGATCACCAGTTTGATCCAGCACACAccaacagaaaaattattttcatgtcGTGGAATCCTATAAAAAGTAAGATTCGGGGAGTttctaaaattatttgaacACAAAGGCACATAGTGATTCACTTTCTTCTTAGGCAATTCGAAGCCTCCACCCAAAAATTCCCATGATCCCATAACCACTGGCGTCACACTTTCGTTCCCATGCTACCGCTGTTATTGCAAGAAGCACAGAACACGACATTGGCCCAACGTTTTTGCCGCTGTTTATCACCGGGAGTGCTTTCGGACAATTTAGATACTTGTGATTTGACCGGTGCGCTTTAACCTAAGACCTGCTTTTTGCACCAGCCGAGAGCACATCACACCTTGGGTACGAGGTTGATGAAACGGTTAAGTTGTTGAGACACAAGAAAATTGCCGACCATTTTTCCTTGGTGCAAAttcccctcccctccctcGTGAAAGGTAGCCTCCTCTTTCCCCTTTTTCAATGTtggaaacaaataaacatcACAAAGCGTTTTGCGACgttgttttcattcaaatacaaaattctaTTGTTAGATCGAAAGCGTTAGTTTTGGTAAAGTGTCTCAACACTTTTGTCCATAATTGTTGGGTACGAGGTTGATGTAACGGTTAAACTAGCAAGAAAcattaattaaagaaataacctgttttgcagttctcCTTATAGTATCTATTACGTGTTATCTTAATGTAAACATAATCgtaaaacaaacaagcgaaacgaaaaaaaaaaactaagaaGGAAAAGGAAGGTGAGATTACCAGTGAATTTAGCCAAACTCTTTCATCACGACTTTTTAAAGACATGAAAGCGAGCTGCACGTGCAGTACACACGTCAAGTATATCCTTTGCCGTTGTGTTTTCTTGGACTCCGTCCCTGTCGTCGCATTTTTTAGTTGCTTGATTAGCTTAATTAAGATGTTTGGCCCGGGGTTGTGGTCCATAACTCTTTTTGCTCCGGGAACGTGACTTGTGGTGATCTTATTAATTCTAACCAGTTTTGAATTGCAGAGGGTAAGAGGAAAATGACCAGAGCGCCGTTCTAATTTTAATTAGACACTCAAAATCTAAATTAAGTTCAGTTGTAATACCACGAAGGTTGTAATACCATATTTGGTTCCTGTCCTGTTCCTGTTGGAGGACTAATTATTCACCCGTTGTTTTTAGTAGAAACGCACCTGCTTTACGCATAAATGTTCTGTTACTATATATCTGGCGAACCAGTCGTTCATGAGTTTCGCGACATTGTGTCATTTACTCATTGTTGAGGAGTTGATTAATGGACCAgtcataatttattataatttatttatttattattcaactttcatacactgtacgaattccgattttctgattggttgatttgtaccacgtgaccttgggttatgacgcaacaacctccttgacgtcattatcgtggtgtaatagccgtggtgtaaattctatacaccactgtcattacaccatggctttggctgactcaaaatttgacgatttttgattgcagtgtattcaatttgaataataaaaaggttaacgcactcattgctcgtgaattatcgggatttacctgcactcgttcactaacaacgaactcgaaatttttcaataccgcacgaggccgccgagtgcggtattgaaatttctcgttcattgttagtgaactcgtgcaggtaaatcccgataattcactcgccgagtgcgttaacctgtaattattattgtatattTGCTAaagatattttgtttgttaatcCTAATGAACAAACCGTGTGAGCTAGTGATcgtcgcagttatgaacgcaatttatgcaactTCGTTTATAGAAACCTTCAacgctcagttggttagagcgtcggaCGGGtgtcgcgaggtcacgggttcaaaccccgttgaagtcctgactctttcaggcttctatatacaccattgcataaattgcgttcataactgcgaggatcatagcttacttgatttgaCATCTGCATTtctatatatgaaacattacatatatcacttcacgaaCAAAACCGTGTTTCATTTGACTTTGTAAGACGTCCATCAGTTGTTCAATTGAGCGACTGTACTGAACTATTTCAGCGACCATAATAACCTCCCGTTGTCATACTTTGCAATACGCTCCAGTTTCACAAAGAGGTTGTTTGttattcatgtttttctttaccCTTTTCCTTACTAGGAGCCCATCAAATGGAGTCTCCACctcccatacaagcccttggagtcaatcctttcccgagtagatttataagtAAAACGGTTCCCTGAGGAAGTTTTGCGCGCTGATaaaggaaagagccaatgaaaatagagaaatgacaatAGTATTGTCTTACGTCACAGAGCAGGTAGCAAGCacattcatgcgattcaagtgcattacaaaagaaaatgattctgTTTATAAATGTACTAGGaaaagggttgactcaagaaattaacggagatggaggctccatctgatgggctcctatCTTTACCCTTTTATTTGCGCGTTACCCTTGACCCTCTTACCCTCTGACCCTTTGGGCGTTACCCTCTGACCCTCTTACCCTTGACCCTCTGCCCCGCGTTTTAGTAACGCCGGATTAGCTAATTTCGGTAGAATCAAGAGCGCgatcaaatgaaaaatgcatgcGTTATTTACACTGAACACATTGTGCCTCACAGCTTCAGTTTgacaagcacctcaagtacaTGAAGCAAGCCAAGCacgaaaaaaatgaagaggaaGCAACGTagccttatttttttctattttagaagaaaagtagaagcctttagtaatcataatattttaaaatgattcgattttttgcagtctttcatgttttttttgagACGTAAAATGTACGATATATGCGCTTTTGAGCTGCCTTTGCGTATTTGACCGAGCAAATTGGTATCTTGAGGTCCTGGGGTGATGACGTAGTAGCAGTAACTCGTCTtcaatcaagtgcttaagcaTAGCGGAGTCCCGAAGTTTTAgtaaatattatagtttattttggttgtttttcgcGATCGGTTTTTGAGTATGCCCAATAGATGTACAGGTGGGAATTGttcaaacgttattttacattatctagcactcggcaaagtcccc contains:
- the LOC141894258 gene encoding putative serine incorporator is translated as MGGVLGACSAAACAANLACCCGSAACSLCCKACPSCKSSTSTRVVYALFLLFGLIASCIVLIPGIRDELDKIPYFCHKEASICDKVVGYMAVYRICFTMAAFFMLFCIIMYGVRDSKGPRGAIHNGFWGIKGLIFVGAIVGAFFVPSGRFIEVCLYTGFVGGFLFILMQLALLVDFAHTWNSDWVERMEETGSKVWAGMLLFFTFLMYGLAVAGIVCMYVFFTNAECKTNKFVISLNLILCVIGSALAIHPKVQERQPRSGLLQSAVVSLYVVFITWSALLYNPVESCNPFVNNAPAVRGVDNNAIIAVALAFLIVLYTSIKSTRTSRDASTSYVASETTTLWESDRASDINLMENGDRQQLIDDEKDQVVYSYSFYHFILVLTSLYVMMTLTNWYRPSFNNVFSLKGSSGAMWIKIASSWIGLLAYIWTLMAPVLFPDRDFD